One window of the Triticum dicoccoides isolate Atlit2015 ecotype Zavitan chromosome 3B, WEW_v2.0, whole genome shotgun sequence genome contains the following:
- the LOC119280822 gene encoding uncharacterized protein LOC119280822, with amino-acid sequence MVLGGCGSGADGARADQFNGGSSTGQRQQHGGRPLDWKENVFVDSESEDNDGVSEDGEDAPSMHDEQEAQMQVEKETQIQVEKDAPPRDGNLETRRSVRLVKKKTKGVNSLYPVA; translated from the exons ATGGTGCTCGGCGGCTGCGGCAGCGGAGCTGATGGAGCGCGAGCCGACCAGTTCAACGGAGGCAGTAGCACGGGGCAGCGGCAGCAGCATGGAGGGCGTCCGCTTGACTGGAAAG AGAATGTATTTGTTGATAGTGAGAGTGAGGATAATGATGGGGTGAGTGAGGATGGGGAAGATGCTCCATCCATGCATGATGAGCAAGAGGCGCAAATGCAAGTGGAAAAAGAGACACAAATTCAAGTGGAAAAGGACGCACCTCCAAGAGATGGCAATTTGGAGACCCGTAGATCTGTACGGCTTGTCAAGAAGAAGACCAAGGGCGTCAACAGCCTATACCCTGTTGCTTAG